TGACCAGGTGAAAGTGCTAGACCGCATCGAAATGCATTTAGTCTATGAGCCATCACGTCAAAGTAAGAGCAGAATTAAAAGGCTGCGCGGAGATTTATTTCCACCTTTTCGATTGCGGGTTGATGAGTTTCGTGTTTATTATGACGTGGATGAAGCAGCGAATAAGGTCATTATCTATGGAGTCATACGAAAAGAAGACGCGGTAGCGTGGCTTGGCCAAAAAATAGTAAAGAGGAGGGAAGAATAATGAAAATCGTTCCGTTGAATGATGTCAAAAACAGGTTCTCGCATTATTTAGAGCAGTCCAAGCGAGAGGATATTATTGTGACGAAGAATGGGCGGCCGGAGGCGGTCATCCACGGTATTACGGATGAAGATTTGGAAGATTACTTATTTGAGACCGATCCGCGATTCATCGCGCGCATTGAGGCGCTTCGGGAGCAATATAGGCGTGAAGGTGGAAAACCGCTAGAAGAAGTACGCAGGGAGTTG
Above is a window of Thermodesulfobacteriota bacterium DNA encoding:
- a CDS encoding type II toxin-antitoxin system RelE/ParE family toxin, which gives rise to DQVKVLDRIEMHLVYEPSRQSKSRIKRLRGDLFPPFRLRVDEFRVYYDVDEAANKVIIYGVIRKEDAVAWLGQKIVKRREE
- a CDS encoding type II toxin-antitoxin system Phd/YefM family antitoxin: MKIVPLNDVKNRFSHYLEQSKREDIIVTKNGRPEAVIHGITDEDLEDYLFETDPRFIARIEALREQYRREGGKPLEEVRRELGFERKPKKPSRRARR